A section of the Corynebacterium tuberculostearicum genome encodes:
- a CDS encoding class C sortase, whose amino-acid sequence MMTKRKNKRRSFWLIIAGILILLYPIVATQYNDYQLHQQAESYGRSVRDIDPPTQRQQYIRAAHEYNDWLAQQGHHAYPPQPGSPGFERYLDTLNAPETGGVIARLRIPSIGIDLPVFHTTAPSVLYGGAGHMFGSSLPVGGPGTNTVISAHTGMVNASMFDNLPRLKDGETVTIDVMGETLTYKVTGREVVKPEDYDAVTYEADKDKLTLITCTPYGINTDRLLVHAERVDTQMEEESGWQPKLSWWMILALILIAAVLVIVWWNERRRKKRRSQRVS is encoded by the coding sequence ATGATGACGAAAAGGAAGAATAAGCGCCGTTCCTTCTGGCTCATCATCGCCGGGATTCTCATCCTGCTGTATCCCATAGTTGCTACGCAGTACAACGATTATCAGCTGCACCAGCAAGCCGAGTCTTATGGCAGGTCCGTGCGAGACATAGACCCGCCAACGCAGCGCCAGCAGTATATTCGTGCAGCGCATGAGTATAACGATTGGTTGGCGCAGCAAGGACACCACGCTTATCCTCCCCAGCCCGGCTCACCTGGCTTCGAGCGCTACCTAGATACGCTCAATGCTCCAGAGACGGGCGGAGTCATTGCGCGTTTGCGCATCCCTTCTATTGGTATCGATCTACCTGTCTTCCACACAACGGCACCTTCAGTTCTATACGGCGGAGCCGGCCACATGTTTGGTTCTTCTCTACCCGTCGGCGGTCCGGGAACTAACACTGTGATTTCGGCCCATACCGGGATGGTTAATGCGTCAATGTTTGATAATCTTCCGCGCCTGAAGGACGGGGAGACCGTAACCATCGACGTCATGGGCGAGACGCTCACCTATAAAGTCACCGGCCGCGAAGTAGTCAAACCTGAAGACTACGACGCAGTCACCTATGAAGCGGATAAAGACAAACTCACCCTCATCACGTGTACGCCTTATGGCATCAATACAGACCGCTTACTCGTGCACGCAGAAAGAGTGGATACTCAGATGGAAGAAGAATCTGGGTGGCAACCTAAGCTATCGTGGTGGATGATTTTGGCGCTCATCCTTATCGCCGCGGTGCTGGTGATTGTGTGGTGGAATGAGCGGCGTAGAAAGAAGAGGCGTAGCCAGCGAGTAAGCTGA
- a CDS encoding DUF5979 domain-containing protein: protein MTTLTTAMKRLGTVIVAAVIAVAGLAMPNSPWEGHTTPEAQAQTSRNWGKNENAFNQCSFRRGTGDVAPYAQQLCWIDMAGLMQVLSPTPTRVTKDMGRYEMSFTVNLLTSSERAGGGTTKWSTEMKRFGLEAGPINNRVFGNEINGVQYFGQFTGDSSTPAITFRNVISVVSTGQMAKVQFRDIKVKDKATGKNVTGYRMTAIDAEATESGLFGENMSFDAPELNQELNLYRRITPPGYLPACDPARDSRSILGPGEESYYNEGDNTFKDVYCKENTSFKYPAGTYILGGDGVTSLDVGLFTRDGFQAFALALNMGRMTGNVLPVDTTMEKAATGQATTFDFSMATRLNGTETPVPWQGEGTYTQALRQMDAYDANGTNAKDVMLFRSAAQGAQKNLAFNRYEPAWQCTDPTDATKNITVKERSVPAGKGVSLEKDTATGTSTLVMENKTSVPMNCKVTWTPKFKPSSLNLRKSVSGTAKNYKDIQLLTYDIGYSCTEPQGFKAAYPDVKLADSRALADGAGYTVTGLPAGAMCTLTEKNAQASPGTQLKLTWTGSNVTSGTGATPTATVKLAEGSTNATGVSSAVAGNAFDARTGTVNVSKHIHGEAVGHLGSPRDYRFELTCDSANYDQVVTMKTTSTGANQLDGTAQFTGVPLGRDCLLKPLSGLSGTETETIVFDGRTLKLDGAVVEKNQAEAYPLKFPDSGQNNSVSTVSIDAQYSFQRRDVKVQKNLVGPAAAKVPNEGTYDVSYVCETPNDPAGKVEGTLKLASGSENAQYIKGARVGAECRIWESQQPEFPNQVVDRTQVSASDTSDQVTSLTNEEAKSKPVLTVDDTTDEKHNAVTVSNHYVSRLATVDLQKLVRSELGISNLLPADYEVSFDCGVRNVETAEGQYTNVDLRGDLRLGGSETKRLIADVADEKLASLVNDGAGGAMRVPYGNTCRFSEKDPDTVRGLDWSSNVGSLSLEVGQPEEKVDLINTFKAAGDGVTIKQRTAGVAKFTKPVKYTLECRASDGTQLDLGEQGSFTLEPGESSLQVPSSSIPESSTCQIKEVDVDDGKRGDGFEITRNSTLKADDVNKSFDTGEGVDSGVFTVGEQTVVNISHTYGYAEKKMEITKTVAFDSETGDYISPVRKNVKYQREFDVSVVCTPPDGGVLVSHAGKVSSPQSDNPQTQKLVFDDIPDGSTCRVTEGDTTAAEGITFTQEVEADGQRAEKTLKFAINGDTPVQLINTYKRQMAKLDLTKIANTPIDIEKAQPDVTGDSVYYTHNFSMVCSDPEGSDAESGELPPIDVKQITGPGHTEFVNVPVGANCSITGDKFGQLDLKKTQGEGKPALETHLIPQKVEWRLQRNDAEPFIDSEVKEGTTTSQQIPIKADNADGTSNNVLTLTNYYTFVKSKLGMSKKIVASDDDMKVLRNAKPGVNFKFNYQCQGVGYSTSNIGLPTTLAAGDNEKFADPERTFKAAEVEVPSGAWCTATEDEPSSTPPELIWNADSREVSKRVGSAESSVESVDFVNTYKRRTVPVRIVPMQDGYLGGADQSKYVYDLTCKDPSGTKKSFDFDAVNTNATYTVADSSEPSGGSIVELPVGYDCTLDLSKSSALQPRVQLEATRSQRTPYVEFGKWVGGQPDAKNPTKKLASLTADEVTDAMKKYSYDFRIDPKLQSRSGEPVMTLGAEAMHLRDRVDVTFTKTSTGSAGKGRTFGFASSCGDTSFELKSGESHTLKGIEIDRNCTIREQTADGQAGAVVSVESSGERLGNPTAETTSDSEGRLTGGTWSFDVMPVSTPTDLSTDGAKWAFNAKNSFPGLKVKKKIDGAPISALSGAVADTAILPDSAETMRFTYEVENEGALALGNFLFKEPELAGFTVRNGAGEEFTINNNGLIPAAVCNVDAAGRLAPGAKRDCSFDVVIKQSTDTAFSYKGTVAVTADAYAKQSDAAPAAQVAASDTYGALRLSGLLAAMLPDTGMQTLVFVLLLGLAVLALGLWFYMRNREDDDEKEE from the coding sequence ATGACCACACTGACCACAGCGATGAAGCGCCTTGGCACCGTCATCGTGGCGGCCGTGATCGCGGTTGCCGGCCTTGCTATGCCCAACAGCCCTTGGGAAGGACACACCACCCCCGAGGCACAAGCACAAACCTCGAGGAACTGGGGTAAGAATGAGAACGCGTTTAACCAGTGTTCTTTCAGGAGGGGAACAGGTGACGTAGCACCGTACGCCCAACAGTTGTGTTGGATTGACATGGCAGGTTTAATGCAAGTTTTGTCTCCCACGCCTACCCGCGTCACGAAGGATATGGGCCGCTATGAGATGAGCTTCACAGTCAACCTCCTTACGTCCTCCGAACGAGCTGGCGGCGGGACGACCAAGTGGTCGACGGAGATGAAGCGTTTTGGTCTGGAAGCTGGTCCGATCAATAATCGTGTGTTTGGTAATGAAATCAATGGTGTCCAGTACTTCGGACAATTCACCGGTGACAGCAGTACACCGGCTATTACCTTCAGGAATGTAATCAGCGTTGTTTCTACTGGCCAAATGGCTAAGGTGCAGTTCCGAGACATCAAAGTCAAAGACAAGGCTACCGGTAAAAACGTCACCGGCTATCGCATGACCGCGATCGATGCGGAGGCAACCGAGTCTGGCCTATTCGGCGAAAATATGTCTTTTGATGCGCCGGAATTGAACCAAGAACTGAATCTGTACCGCCGAATTACGCCGCCTGGGTATCTTCCTGCGTGCGATCCCGCTAGAGACTCGAGAAGCATTCTGGGACCAGGTGAGGAAAGCTACTACAACGAGGGCGATAACACCTTCAAGGATGTTTATTGTAAGGAGAACACGTCGTTTAAGTATCCCGCAGGAACTTACATTCTTGGTGGTGACGGCGTTACGTCTCTCGATGTAGGACTGTTCACGCGTGATGGATTTCAGGCCTTTGCTCTTGCGCTGAATATGGGTCGAATGACGGGAAACGTTCTGCCTGTCGATACCACGATGGAGAAGGCAGCAACGGGCCAAGCAACAACGTTTGATTTCTCCATGGCAACCCGACTCAACGGTACCGAGACGCCTGTTCCATGGCAGGGTGAAGGAACTTACACCCAAGCGTTGCGCCAAATGGATGCCTATGATGCCAACGGCACTAATGCCAAGGACGTGATGCTTTTCCGCTCCGCTGCTCAAGGTGCGCAGAAGAATCTTGCTTTCAACCGTTACGAGCCCGCATGGCAATGTACTGATCCAACCGATGCGACGAAGAACATCACGGTGAAAGAGAGGAGTGTCCCCGCGGGCAAGGGTGTCTCGTTGGAAAAAGATACGGCTACTGGCACTTCCACTCTCGTGATGGAGAACAAGACCTCGGTCCCCATGAACTGTAAGGTTACGTGGACTCCTAAGTTCAAGCCTTCATCACTTAACTTGCGTAAGTCGGTGAGCGGTACTGCAAAGAACTACAAAGATATTCAGCTGCTTACGTACGACATTGGCTATTCCTGCACGGAGCCACAAGGGTTTAAGGCAGCTTATCCAGACGTGAAACTTGCGGATTCACGCGCGCTTGCGGACGGTGCTGGTTATACCGTTACAGGTTTGCCTGCGGGTGCCATGTGTACTTTGACGGAGAAGAACGCGCAGGCTAGCCCAGGAACGCAGTTGAAATTGACCTGGACAGGTTCCAACGTGACATCTGGAACTGGAGCTACTCCCACTGCGACGGTCAAATTAGCCGAGGGAAGCACCAACGCGACGGGCGTCAGCAGCGCAGTGGCAGGTAATGCTTTCGATGCCCGTACCGGCACGGTGAACGTGTCCAAGCACATTCATGGTGAAGCGGTGGGCCATCTCGGAAGCCCACGTGACTACCGCTTTGAACTTACTTGTGACAGTGCAAATTATGACCAGGTTGTCACTATGAAAACTACGTCCACGGGCGCGAACCAGCTTGATGGAACGGCCCAGTTTACGGGCGTGCCACTCGGGCGTGATTGCTTGCTCAAGCCGCTGTCCGGTTTGTCGGGAACTGAAACCGAGACCATTGTTTTTGATGGTCGCACGTTGAAGCTCGATGGTGCTGTCGTGGAGAAGAACCAGGCAGAAGCTTATCCTCTGAAGTTTCCTGACTCGGGGCAAAACAACAGCGTTTCCACTGTGTCTATTGATGCCCAGTATTCTTTCCAGCGCCGTGACGTAAAGGTTCAAAAGAATCTTGTTGGCCCCGCGGCCGCGAAGGTTCCCAATGAAGGAACTTACGATGTTTCCTACGTTTGTGAGACTCCGAATGATCCTGCTGGCAAGGTAGAAGGAACTCTGAAGCTCGCTAGTGGAAGTGAAAATGCCCAGTACATCAAAGGTGCGCGCGTTGGTGCAGAGTGTCGGATTTGGGAGTCGCAGCAACCAGAGTTCCCTAATCAGGTTGTAGATAGGACCCAGGTTTCGGCGTCTGATACCTCTGACCAAGTCACGTCCTTGACTAATGAGGAAGCCAAATCCAAGCCGGTACTAACGGTTGATGATACGACCGACGAGAAGCACAATGCCGTGACCGTATCCAATCACTATGTGAGCCGGCTAGCCACCGTTGACCTCCAGAAGCTGGTGAGGTCTGAACTCGGCATTTCCAACCTTCTGCCAGCTGATTACGAAGTTTCATTTGACTGCGGTGTCCGTAACGTTGAGACAGCCGAGGGGCAATATACCAACGTCGATCTTCGCGGTGATCTTCGCCTTGGCGGATCGGAAACCAAGCGCCTCATCGCGGATGTAGCTGATGAAAAATTGGCATCTTTGGTAAATGATGGGGCCGGTGGAGCTATGCGTGTTCCCTATGGCAACACGTGCCGCTTTTCTGAAAAGGATCCTGACACAGTTCGCGGTCTCGACTGGTCGTCCAATGTAGGTTCTCTCAGTCTCGAGGTTGGACAACCTGAAGAAAAAGTGGATCTTATTAATACCTTCAAAGCTGCCGGTGATGGTGTAACCATCAAGCAGCGAACTGCAGGTGTAGCAAAGTTTACCAAGCCGGTGAAGTACACCTTAGAGTGTCGCGCTTCCGACGGTACTCAGCTTGATTTGGGTGAGCAGGGGAGTTTCACTCTTGAACCCGGTGAATCTTCCCTCCAGGTGCCTAGCTCCTCTATTCCAGAATCCAGCACGTGCCAGATCAAGGAGGTCGATGTTGATGACGGGAAGCGTGGAGATGGATTCGAGATCACACGAAACTCCACGTTGAAAGCAGACGACGTCAATAAATCTTTCGATACTGGCGAAGGGGTTGATTCTGGCGTATTCACGGTAGGTGAACAGACCGTGGTCAACATTTCGCACACGTATGGCTACGCTGAGAAAAAGATGGAAATCACCAAAACCGTCGCGTTTGATTCAGAAACCGGTGATTACATCTCCCCGGTGCGCAAGAACGTTAAGTACCAGCGTGAATTCGACGTCAGTGTCGTCTGTACCCCGCCGGATGGGGGCGTGCTGGTGTCTCACGCAGGAAAAGTAAGTTCCCCGCAATCCGACAACCCGCAAACCCAAAAGCTGGTGTTCGATGACATTCCGGACGGATCCACCTGTCGCGTGACTGAGGGCGATACTACCGCTGCAGAAGGAATTACCTTCACGCAGGAGGTGGAAGCGGATGGCCAACGTGCTGAGAAGACACTTAAGTTTGCTATCAACGGTGACACGCCGGTGCAACTAATTAACACCTATAAGCGGCAGATGGCCAAGCTCGACCTCACTAAGATTGCGAATACTCCAATCGACATTGAAAAGGCACAGCCCGATGTCACTGGGGATAGCGTCTATTACACGCACAATTTCTCTATGGTTTGTTCGGATCCTGAGGGGTCAGATGCAGAGTCTGGAGAGCTTCCGCCGATTGATGTCAAGCAGATCACTGGTCCCGGGCACACCGAGTTTGTCAATGTTCCGGTCGGTGCAAACTGTTCCATCACAGGCGATAAGTTTGGTCAGCTTGATTTGAAGAAGACACAAGGCGAGGGCAAGCCCGCGCTCGAGACACACCTCATCCCTCAGAAGGTGGAGTGGCGTCTGCAGCGCAACGACGCTGAGCCTTTCATTGATTCCGAAGTGAAGGAAGGCACCACTACCTCCCAGCAGATTCCTATCAAGGCAGATAATGCAGATGGAACGTCCAACAATGTGTTGACGCTGACTAACTACTACACCTTCGTCAAATCCAAGCTTGGAATGAGCAAGAAAATTGTGGCTTCGGACGATGACATGAAGGTTTTGCGAAATGCCAAACCCGGAGTGAATTTTAAATTCAACTACCAGTGCCAAGGCGTGGGATATTCAACTTCAAATATTGGTCTGCCCACAACTCTCGCAGCGGGAGACAACGAAAAATTTGCCGACCCGGAAAGGACGTTTAAAGCAGCGGAGGTGGAAGTCCCGTCTGGTGCGTGGTGTACCGCAACTGAAGATGAGCCTTCTTCAACCCCGCCGGAATTGATATGGAATGCCGATTCGCGCGAAGTTTCTAAGCGTGTTGGATCTGCCGAATCTTCGGTTGAATCCGTCGACTTTGTTAACACGTATAAGCGACGCACCGTACCGGTCCGCATCGTCCCGATGCAGGATGGCTATTTGGGTGGCGCGGATCAATCCAAATACGTATATGATCTGACGTGTAAAGATCCTTCGGGCACCAAAAAGTCCTTCGACTTTGATGCAGTGAATACTAACGCGACCTATACGGTCGCCGATAGCTCTGAGCCTTCAGGCGGCAGCATTGTGGAGCTACCGGTTGGATACGACTGCACCTTGGATCTCAGTAAATCCTCGGCTCTACAGCCACGAGTACAACTCGAGGCCACGAGGTCTCAGCGCACCCCATATGTGGAGTTTGGTAAGTGGGTTGGTGGTCAGCCCGATGCCAAGAACCCGACGAAGAAGCTTGCTTCGCTCACCGCTGACGAAGTGACCGATGCGATGAAGAAGTACAGTTATGATTTCCGTATTGATCCGAAACTGCAGTCCCGTTCTGGTGAGCCTGTAATGACGCTGGGAGCAGAAGCGATGCACCTTCGTGATCGCGTTGACGTCACCTTTACCAAGACATCTACGGGCTCCGCAGGAAAAGGAAGAACCTTTGGTTTTGCTTCCAGCTGTGGCGATACATCTTTCGAGCTTAAATCGGGTGAATCCCACACTCTGAAGGGGATTGAGATCGACCGAAACTGCACGATTCGTGAGCAAACGGCTGATGGTCAAGCGGGTGCTGTTGTTTCCGTGGAAAGTTCAGGTGAGCGCTTGGGTAACCCGACGGCCGAAACAACGAGCGACAGCGAGGGCCGGCTTACCGGTGGTACGTGGTCCTTCGACGTAATGCCGGTGAGCACGCCGACCGACTTGTCGACGGATGGCGCGAAGTGGGCGTTTAATGCCAAGAACTCTTTCCCAGGGCTCAAGGTGAAGAAAAAGATTGATGGTGCGCCGATTAGTGCCCTGAGTGGAGCTGTTGCGGATACCGCGATTCTTCCCGACTCAGCGGAGACCATGCGCTTTACCTATGAGGTAGAGAACGAAGGGGCCCTAGCATTGGGCAACTTCCTGTTCAAAGAACCCGAATTGGCTGGCTTTACAGTTCGTAATGGTGCTGGTGAAGAATTCACGATCAACAATAACGGGCTAATCCCCGCGGCGGTGTGCAACGTGGATGCAGCGGGACGCCTCGCACCTGGGGCGAAGCGGGACTGCTCCTTCGATGTGGTGATTAAGCAGAGCACCGATACCGCTTTTAGCTATAAGGGAACCGTCGCGGTTACGGCGGATGCGTACGCCAAGCAGAGTGATGCAGCACCTGCAGCTCAGGTTGCTGCTTCCGATACGTACGGAGCACTACGTTTGAGTGGACTGTTGGCTGCAATGTTGCCGGATACTGGTATGCAGACTCTAGTCTTTGTACTCCTACTTGGTCTTGCAGTATTGGCTTTGGGACTCTGGTTCTACATGCGCAATAGGGAGGATGATGACGAAAAGGAAGAATAA
- the obgE gene encoding GTPase ObgE has protein sequence MARFIDRVVLHLQAGDGGHGCVSVHREKFKPLGGPDGGNGGHGGDIILEVSEQIHTLMDFHYRPHIKAQRGGNGAGDMRNGARGEDLILEVPAGTVVRTEKGETLADLTVPGTRFVAAEGGFGGLGNAALASKNRKAPGFALQGEPGQAHDLILELKSMADVGLVGFPSAGKSSLISVLSAAKPKIGDYPFTTLQPNLGVVDMGDSSFTIADVPGLIPGAADGKGLGLDFLRHIERTAVLAHVVDTATIEPGRDPVSDIEAMENELAKYQEALQEDTGLGDLRERPRVIILNKADVPEAEELAEFVKDDLEEKFGWPVFIISAVARKGLDPLKFRLMDMVTEHRKAQPLPKKDKNHTVIHPKAQGHKKQTGAFADFTVKADPEVEGGFIVEGKKIDRWITQTDFENDEAVGFLADRLAKAGVEDELREQGAVEGCPVTIGGITFEWEPMTGGDPTMASRGEDARLKGTGRVSAAERKRASQARRGLIDEYDYGNDEEVTREGANRDRWQG, from the coding sequence ATGGCACGATTCATTGACCGAGTGGTCTTGCACCTGCAGGCAGGCGATGGCGGACACGGCTGTGTGTCTGTCCACCGCGAGAAGTTTAAGCCTTTGGGCGGCCCGGATGGCGGCAATGGTGGACACGGCGGTGACATCATTCTCGAGGTCTCTGAACAAATCCATACGCTTATGGATTTCCACTACCGCCCGCATATTAAGGCGCAACGCGGCGGCAATGGCGCCGGCGATATGCGCAATGGTGCTCGCGGTGAAGACCTTATTTTGGAGGTCCCGGCGGGCACGGTGGTCCGCACTGAAAAGGGCGAAACCCTAGCGGACCTTACCGTTCCGGGAACGCGGTTTGTGGCCGCAGAAGGCGGCTTTGGCGGTTTGGGTAATGCCGCATTGGCCTCAAAGAACCGCAAGGCACCGGGTTTTGCTCTACAAGGTGAGCCGGGCCAGGCCCATGATCTGATCCTCGAGCTGAAGTCCATGGCGGATGTAGGGCTGGTGGGCTTTCCATCGGCTGGTAAGTCCTCGCTCATCTCGGTGTTGTCGGCCGCGAAGCCCAAGATTGGTGATTATCCCTTTACCACGCTGCAGCCGAACCTTGGCGTGGTGGATATGGGAGATAGCTCCTTTACTATCGCGGACGTGCCGGGGCTTATCCCAGGCGCGGCCGATGGCAAGGGGCTCGGCCTAGACTTTTTGCGCCATATTGAACGCACGGCGGTACTTGCCCATGTAGTGGATACCGCCACAATTGAGCCCGGCCGTGATCCGGTCTCTGATATTGAGGCGATGGAAAATGAGTTGGCAAAGTATCAGGAGGCTTTGCAGGAAGATACTGGTTTGGGGGATCTGCGTGAGCGCCCCCGCGTCATCATCTTGAATAAGGCAGATGTGCCTGAAGCCGAAGAGCTGGCGGAATTTGTCAAGGATGATCTGGAAGAGAAGTTTGGCTGGCCTGTCTTTATTATTTCGGCCGTCGCTCGCAAGGGGCTGGATCCGCTGAAGTTCCGGCTCATGGATATGGTGACTGAGCACCGTAAGGCCCAGCCGTTGCCGAAAAAGGATAAGAACCACACCGTTATCCATCCCAAGGCGCAGGGCCATAAGAAGCAAACCGGCGCGTTTGCTGATTTCACCGTGAAGGCCGATCCTGAGGTCGAGGGTGGCTTCATTGTTGAGGGCAAGAAGATTGATCGCTGGATTACCCAGACTGACTTTGAAAATGATGAGGCAGTGGGCTTCTTGGCGGACCGCTTGGCCAAGGCCGGCGTGGAGGATGAGCTGCGCGAGCAGGGGGCTGTAGAAGGCTGCCCGGTGACTATCGGTGGCATTACCTTTGAGTGGGAGCCGATGACCGGCGGTGATCCGACAATGGCTAGCCGCGGCGAGGACGCCCGCCTGAAGGGCACCGGCCGCGTTTCCGCCGCCGAGCGCAAGCGTGCCTCGCAGGCGCGCCGTGGCCTTATTGATGAGTACGATTATGGCAATGATGAAGAGGTCACCCGCGAGGGCGCTAACCGCGATAGGTGGCAGGGCTAG
- a CDS encoding isopeptide-forming domain-containing fimbrial protein has protein sequence MKSRAHIYGRFASVLAAFMIVCVTLLNAAPVPAQQVASLVIAKTLGAGAAGEPVDTQARFKAVQLIDLQANESTDLGALAKDNPRLLGDDPGYSTGQAHFADTNEEGKASFYGLQPGVYQVSEVNLRTGNVHRDVATPILVYIGKEPALVRAKNQPTVIEKKASSDKAALGDELTFQITTSVPPCDVNGELHQYVVIDALATLLSFKGIKNVRVTNADGDVRLLEKEDYVVGESGNRVTFSLKKTGLAKLAASRDGNPETKVHFDIVTSVKENSASDSMIHNTALFSPDGYCVPKPGEIQAVNAHYSLVADQQPLDGAPVALDCTIGLTPEKSNTVEVVLDGNSQPGGSSSSRLWRPIAALIAALGIGAAGSSGGSSEKPAGEGEAAETSSTRLSEPDEERPTVPQNQGPLSRALDSLASTGASVMGIVLAGLTLIALAFIILSRRREKEQKTGDVSESEAGQKP, from the coding sequence GCTTAACGCAGCGCCTGTGCCAGCTCAACAAGTAGCGAGTCTTGTAATCGCCAAAACTCTTGGTGCTGGTGCGGCAGGGGAGCCGGTGGATACGCAAGCCCGTTTTAAAGCCGTTCAGTTGATTGATCTCCAGGCTAATGAATCTACGGATCTCGGCGCGCTAGCTAAAGATAATCCGCGCCTGCTTGGCGACGATCCCGGATACAGCACCGGCCAAGCCCACTTTGCGGACACTAATGAAGAAGGCAAAGCTAGCTTCTATGGCCTTCAACCAGGGGTTTACCAAGTCTCGGAGGTTAACCTTCGCACAGGAAATGTGCATCGCGATGTAGCTACACCGATTCTTGTTTATATCGGGAAGGAGCCTGCCCTCGTTCGGGCGAAGAACCAGCCCACGGTTATTGAGAAGAAGGCAAGCTCTGACAAGGCGGCCCTAGGAGACGAGCTGACCTTTCAAATCACTACGTCGGTTCCACCTTGCGATGTAAATGGTGAATTGCACCAATATGTTGTGATCGACGCATTGGCCACTCTTCTCAGTTTCAAAGGCATTAAAAACGTACGCGTGACTAATGCGGATGGCGATGTGCGACTTCTTGAGAAAGAGGACTACGTGGTGGGGGAGTCAGGTAACCGGGTAACCTTCTCTCTCAAGAAGACTGGTTTGGCCAAGCTTGCCGCCTCACGGGATGGAAATCCAGAAACCAAGGTCCACTTCGATATCGTGACATCCGTCAAGGAGAACTCGGCCTCCGACTCAATGATCCACAACACTGCGCTCTTCTCACCGGATGGCTATTGCGTTCCCAAGCCCGGAGAGATTCAAGCAGTCAACGCACACTATAGTCTCGTCGCCGATCAACAACCTCTTGATGGTGCTCCGGTCGCTCTTGACTGCACTATCGGCCTTACGCCGGAAAAATCAAATACGGTTGAAGTAGTACTCGATGGCAATAGCCAACCAGGAGGCTCGAGCAGTTCGCGCCTGTGGCGGCCCATTGCCGCCCTCATCGCAGCCTTGGGAATAGGCGCTGCAGGAAGCTCCGGGGGTTCCTCGGAAAAACCTGCGGGCGAAGGCGAAGCCGCTGAAACATCGAGCACGCGTCTCTCCGAACCGGATGAAGAGCGACCAACCGTTCCGCAAAACCAAGGACCGCTAAGCCGGGCGCTCGACTCCTTGGCCAGTACTGGCGCCAGCGTCATGGGGATCGTACTTGCAGGTCTAACGCTCATAGCGTTGGCCTTTATAATCCTTTCGCGACGTCGTGAGAAGGAACAAAAAACGGGCGATGTTTCAGAATCTGAAGCGGGCCAGAAGCCGTGA